From Antennarius striatus isolate MH-2024 chromosome 9, ASM4005453v1, whole genome shotgun sequence, one genomic window encodes:
- the LOC137601467 gene encoding hepcidin-like: protein MKTFSVVVAVAIMLVFICIQESSAVPVSEIQELEEPLSNDHPVAPQEEMSDDSWKMPYNRQKRNPAGCKFCCNCCPRMSGCGFCCRF from the exons ATGAAGACTTTCAGTGTTGTAGTTGCAGTGGCCATCATGCTGGTGTTTATTTGTATTCAGGAGAGCTCTGCTGTTCCAGTGTCTGAA attcaggagctggaggagccaCTGAGCAACGACCATCCAGTTGCTCCCCAAGAAGAGATGTCAGATGACTCCTGGAAG ATGCCATACAACAGACAGAAGCGTAACCCTGCTGGCTGCAAGTTTTGCTGCAACTGCTGTCCTCGTATGAGTGGATGTGGTTTCTGCTGCAGGTTCTGA
- the LOC137601352 gene encoding hepcidin-like, with the protein MKSFSVVVAVAIMLVFICIQESSAVPVSEVQELEEPLSNDHPVAPQEEMSDDSWKMPYNRQKRNPAGCKFCCNCCPRMSGCGFCCRF; encoded by the exons ATGAAGTCTTTCAGTGTTGTAGTTGCAGTGGCCATCATGCTGGTGTTTATTTGTATTCAGGAGAGCTCTGCTGTTCCAGTGTCTGAA gttcaggagctggaggagccaCTGAGCAATGACCATCCAGTTGCTCCCCAAGAAGAGATGTCAGATGACTCCTGGAAG ATGCCATACAACAGACAGAAGCGTAACCCTGCTGGCTGCAAGTTTTGCTGCAACTGCTGTCCTCGTATGAGTGGATGTGGTTTCTGCTGCAGGTTCTGA
- the LOC137601479 gene encoding hepcidin-like, whose amino-acid sequence MKTFSVVVAVAIMLVFICIQESSAVPVSEIQELGEPLSNDHPVASQEEMSDDSWKMPYNRQKRNPAGCKFCCNCCPRMSGCGFCCRF is encoded by the exons ATGAAGACTTTCAGTGTTGTAGTTGCAGTGGCCATCATGCTGGTGTTTATTTGTATTCAGGAGAGCTCTGCTGTTCCAGTGTCTGAA ATTCAGGAGCTGGGGGAGCCACTGAGCAATGACCATCCAGTTGCTTCCCAAGAAGAGATGTCAGATGACTCCTGGAAG ATGCCATACAACAGACAGAAGCGTAACCCTGCTGGCTGCAAGTTTTGCTGCAACTGCTGTCCTCGTATGAGTGGATGTGGTTTCTGCTGCAGGTTCTGA
- the LOC137601474 gene encoding hepcidin-like produces MKSFSVVVAVAIMLVFICIQESSAVPVSEVQELEEPLSNDHPVAPQEEMSDDSWKMPYNRQKRNPAGCKFCCNCCPRMSGCGFCCRF; encoded by the exons ATGAAGTCTTTCAGTGTTGTAGTTGCAGTGGCCATCATGCTGGTGTTTATTTGTATTCAGGAGAGCTCTGCTGTTCCAGTGTCTGAA gttcaggagctggaggagccaCTGAGCAATGACCATCCAGTTGCCCCCCAAGAAGAGATGTCAGATGACTCCTGGAAG ATGCCATACAACAGACAGAAGCGTAACCCTGCTGGCTGCAAGTTTTGCTGCAACTGCTGTCCTCGTATGAGTGGATGTGGTTTCTGCTGCAGGTTCTGA